The window TTCAGTTGAGATATGAGAGTCTGACTCAATCTGGGATCTATGGAAAGACACTCCATGGTCCCTAATCTGGGATGGAGAAGAAGATGGTAGGAGTGAGAGTGGGGATTGAAGGTGGGCATGGGGCTGGACCTGAGTGAAAGGTGGGGGCTGGGATTGGGGGTTGGTCTGAGAGAAGGGTTGCGGATGTACatcggggaggggaggagggtgagaaTGGGGAAGTGGTGGAGATTCTTGATCCCACATCTTGACTGCAGAAGCATTACAGATTCCATTGAATAAGACAAAATGAGACCCTAGTGGGGCACTACTTCTAGAAACCAGGAGAGTGGCCACCAGGGACTCACTGTGCAGAGAGGGAAGACCCCAAAAGAGCTGGGTATATTTCTGCTGCAAGTTTTCTCCCAAAGTCTTGACATACAGTAGCTGTTGACAAATGCTCAGCTGCTCTGGTTTGCCTGTGATGTCCCAGCCAGTTTAGGGGGCTGTGGTGTCTTGTACGTCAAGTGGCTGCAATGAATTCCCTGAAGACATCCGTTGGTTTTCTGAGcacatttgttttgaaaatagtccttcctccttttctttcttctctaatatCTGGAAatccattctcttttttatttgtcttgccAAGAATGCCTGGCCATTAAGGCCAAGGAAAGAATGGCTGCTGGCCTCCATGTGATTGGTAGCAGAGTCTCCCCAGAGACAGAGCTCTGGTAGACGGAGGGAAAGTTGCTCTCGTTGAAAATCAGAGTGTGATAATGTGGGGAGGAACATGTTCTTGGCAGGAGCCTGACAACAAGAGAATTCTGAAATTGACAGACTTGAATGGTCAGTGCCTCTGACTGTTGGGACATAAGTGGACAACCCACCAGGGCTATCTGGAGATGAGTTCTCTGGAACAGACTTCAATAAGATGGAAACCGATTTAGATTGAGTCACAGTTAAAGGGTGGTCTGTCGGTGGTGAGACAGACAGGCTTGGTGGTGCGTGGTGACAAGCCAGTGAGTCATTGGGATTCATTATCTGGGACAAAtttggtaaggggttaatatcttgGGAAAGGGTGAGGTCAAGAGAGAAGATCGTATTCAGAGACAGAGTGGCCTCTGGTTGGAGAATAGGACCCGTTGCCTGGGTGTCatgtggtgggagagggggaagggcaaggggttggggtggggactGGTCTGCTGGGAAGTTGGACTCCAAGGGAGGAAAAGGCTCTGGTGGCATAGAGTGACCCGGTGGTGAGGGTGAGATAAAGTCAGCTAAGGGTGTCATTGGGTTAGGTGAGAGAACGGAGGGGGGCGGTGGGGAAGGGTCAGGTGGAGGGGATGGTGTTAGGTCTCCTGGA is drawn from Equus quagga isolate Etosha38 unplaced genomic scaffold, UCLA_HA_Equagga_1.0 71639_RagTag, whole genome shotgun sequence and contains these coding sequences:
- the LOC124234135 gene encoding spermatogenesis-associated protein 31D3-like encodes the protein MCGLWLLLLFLCFLVGIPSLPTFWKTKIYQKRQGRAKRRRKGGTSSGWRNYQRETEEKRRLISILKRPLGWPRDTTRIRQLLCPDPSCEVCNSTTAEINRLLFLEDLEDDTASVSSMASTASGTESSFTLSSAFSEVPPGDLTPSPPPDPSPPPPSVLSPNPMTPLADFISPSPPGHSMPPEPFPPLESNFPADQSPPQPLALPPLPPHDTQATGPILQPEATLSLNTIFSLDLTLSQDINPLPNLSQIMNPNDSLACHHAPPSLSVSPPTDHPLTVTQSKSVSILLKSVPENSSPDSPGGLSTYVPTVRGTDHSSLSISEFSCCQAPAKNMFLPTLSHSDFQREQLSLRLPELCLWGDSATNHMEASSHSFLGLNGQAFLARQIKKRMDFQILEKKEKEEGLFSKQMCSENQRMSSGNSLQPLDVQDTTAP